A genomic segment from Actinoplanes sichuanensis encodes:
- a CDS encoding hydroxyacid dehydrogenase → MNRPNVLVLLPPESWAQQFDPARRVRLRSLSRDDDPMWLPDLTAPGLTARLAAVEVLLTGWGTPYLDEAALDRLPRLRAVMHCAGTVRTFASPAVWQRGIVVSSSAEINAEPVAEFTLAAIIMAGKKAPFLAADARLHRTYQAQPLHRGPLGNVGLTIGIVGFSRIGRRTVELVNQVLRNVRCLVVDPFADPVDVGRHGAEHIGLDEMLPQVDVLSIHAPELPSTRHMIGATQLAALPDHSTVVNTARGSLIDTAALERECRTGRLQAILDVTDPEPLPAGSPLYDLPNVMITPHVAGSAGREVLRMTDGALDELARFSAGLPLRRPVLLDDLAHTA, encoded by the coding sequence ATGAACCGTCCGAACGTCCTCGTGCTGCTGCCGCCGGAGAGCTGGGCCCAGCAGTTCGACCCGGCCCGGCGCGTGCGGCTGCGCTCGCTGTCGCGGGACGACGATCCGATGTGGCTGCCCGACCTGACCGCACCGGGGCTGACCGCCCGGCTGGCCGCGGTGGAGGTGCTGCTGACCGGCTGGGGAACGCCCTACCTGGACGAGGCCGCACTGGACCGGCTGCCCCGGCTGCGCGCCGTGATGCACTGCGCCGGCACGGTCCGCACGTTCGCGAGCCCGGCCGTGTGGCAACGCGGCATCGTCGTCTCCAGCAGCGCCGAGATCAACGCCGAGCCGGTGGCCGAGTTCACCCTGGCCGCGATCATCATGGCCGGCAAGAAGGCACCGTTTCTGGCCGCGGACGCCCGGCTGCACCGCACCTACCAGGCACAGCCACTGCATCGCGGCCCGCTCGGCAACGTCGGCCTGACCATCGGGATCGTCGGGTTCTCCCGGATCGGCAGGCGAACCGTGGAACTGGTCAACCAGGTCCTGCGCAACGTCCGCTGCCTGGTCGTCGACCCGTTCGCCGATCCGGTCGACGTGGGCCGCCACGGGGCCGAGCACATCGGCCTCGACGAGATGCTGCCGCAGGTGGACGTCCTGTCGATCCACGCGCCGGAGCTGCCGTCCACCCGGCACATGATCGGCGCCACCCAGCTCGCCGCGCTGCCCGACCACAGCACGGTCGTCAACACCGCACGGGGCAGTCTGATCGACACCGCCGCGCTGGAGCGGGAATGCCGTACCGGGCGACTGCAGGCGATCCTCGACGTCACCGACCCCGAGCCGCTGCCGGCCGGCTCGCCGCTCTACGACCTGCCGAACGTCATGATCACCCCGCACGTCGCGGGCTCGGCCGGCAGGGAGGTGCTGCGGATGACCGACGGTGCCCTGGACGAGCTGGCCCGGTTCAGCGCCGGCCTTCCGCTCCGCCGGCCAGTGCTCCTCGACGATCTCGCGCACACCGCCTGA